TCCCTAATGGTTAGGAATATAGTAGTTGTCGGTACATTCATACCATCAAAATTTGATAAGTTTTTCTTTATAAAAAATCAAATTTTTACTGAAAAAGAATTAGATGACTCATTGTTCACAGAACATTTTTCCCGTATTGATACCCAAAAATAAGTCTATTTATAACTAAATCTTCATTGAGTATTACTCTGAAGGATTTCGAATTTGAAGATAATATTGATTTGGTATTGCATGAAATTATAAAAAATTCAATAGTGAATTGTAGTGCTATAGGAGTTAATTATAATTATTATATGTTTCTCGATGATAGACTTTTAGAAATAAGTAAACGACATTTTTATCAAGACAGTAAACTAGTTAATAATTTTTTTAATTCCGATGATGTTGCTTTTGGTTTTTATGTTTCTAAAGATTATAAACAGTCGCGCTTAAAACTCGATATAAAACCTTTTATAGTAGCTTCATTAAATGATAATATATCGAGGAATGTACTTGCATTTGATTTTAATTTTCACTCTGATTTAGAGGAAGATAAATGTCAAGAACAGATTTTAAGTATTCTTAAAGATGTGCCATCCTATACTGAAGAAAGTAAAAAGATAATGGAAATTTATTATGAATGATATCAAAATAGAATATCGTAGAAAAGATGTAGATACTTCTACTCCTGAATTTGTCAAACTTAATATTGATAATAATTTTCAGTCAACTATTAGAAAAGATGCTTATTTGTTTGCAATTGCTGAAGGAGAAGAATGCAGATGGCATATTGGAGAATTAAACACTCACGTCAGCGGAATTTACGGCGTCATGGATAATTACCAAAAGAAGGAGCACTTTCTTATGAAAGCGGTAAAAAATCTTTTGAAAAAAAATGAATTTTTGCAACTAACTTTGCAAATGGAGCAGGAATTATTGGATCATGAAGGTTTTTTTGAAGAATTAGAAAGAAATGAAGATAAATATTTAATTCAGATGGATGAAAATTTTAAGTATGAAAATTTTAAGTTTATATCTCATATTATGAATAAGCTTGAAAGAGATTTCTCAAGCGATGAAATAGCTGAATTGTTTTCTGTTCCAATTGAGTTAGTAAATAATTTTATTGATGAACATTATAAAACTCTTCATTTATGAAAGGTGTCTGGAATGGTTCTGCAATTGAATGTGCTGCTGCAGAAGTAATATCAAGAAAAATTATACCTTCATCCTATATGGAGATAAATAATGTAGGAAAATGTTTAGTTTATAAGTGCTATAGAAATAGCGAAGCGAAGGTGTTAAAAGAATTAAAGCCTAAAAAGGCTTTACATAATCAGAATTCATGTTTAAATATTGATGATAGGGTAGAAGGTGAAAATTTGCTTATAGTAGTTAACATTAAGAAAATATTAAAAATTGAATTAAAAAATCATACATCTACGCATAAAGCACAATTCGTTAATACATCTAACTATACATACGCAGAAATTTCACGTCAAATTCCTTGCATTCCCTTATTAGATCCACCAATTGTATTTAAACCAGTTATAATTGAAAAATAATAGTGTAGAGATTTATAATTTAATAATTTTATTATTAAACTTTATGATAAGAGTATAATTCTTAGCTCAAATATTACAACTTCATGATCCCGAAGCTCCCCCTTCGGGGTTTTTTATACCCCAACCTCAAAAAATCCTAACTTCAATTTAAAAAAATAACCAAAAACCATCCTATCCCAAATATTTTTCCAATCTTTGTAACGCGAAATTTATCATTACATACATCCTTTTTAGACTATGTCTGAAAATCCAAAAAGTTTAATCTCTTAGGAGGTAGCAAATCGGTGCAAGTCCGTGGTTTTTCACATAGTCTAAGGAGTATTGATAAATTTCGCAGTGACTACCTCTCATTTTAAACTTTGGAAAATATGCGAAATTTAGACACCAGCAAGGCGTTGCCAGGCAACAAAATTGCATCTTCCGTACTTTTGGACCGGCTCTACGAGTACAACTCCCAACTTTTTAGCGAATTTGATTTTAGGGCGGTACGGCAATGTATCGAATCCTTGTTATTAGGTTGGATTGCCTCCGATCATGCGATTGAGGCTACCCAAAAAAGGACGGCCATTTACCAGTTCAACCGGCGGTTACTGGATTTCCTACACTGTTCGGAAGTATTTTATACTGCCAAAACCCGGTCAGAATCCGATACTGTTCTTCCACACCCTTTGATTTCGGAAGGCTATATCAAAAATGTGGATGTATTTTACTTAGATGCCTTTATGGAATTCTGTAGTACACTACAACCCAGGCAGGCCATCAAATACTTCCGGGCCATTCAGTATGCGTGGTTGCACATGGAGTATGCCGATGATTGCACCACCCGCTGCGAAACCATCTTTTACCATAAAGAGATTGCCAGTTACCTCAAGCGCATTTATAAATTGTATGCACATTCCTGTACCGCTACGGCATTAGCCTAAAAACCCTTGTCGTTAATTTTTGCACTACTTCTCCCAATAGTACCATTTTATGGCAGCGCTATAGTGCAACTTTGGCTATAGTTACTGCCTGTATTTCGTCTTTATACAAATTTGTCCAGCCCCTAAAAAGTGGTTCCATCATGGTTTTAATACGTCGGGTGACGTATTAAAAGTGGTCTCTGACGTATTTTAATACGTATAGGGACGTATTAAAAGTGGTTCCCGACGTATTTTAATACGTAGTGGTACGTATTAAAAGTGGTCTCCGACGTATTATAATACGTCCGGAACGAGACTGGTCGAAATTTTGTGTAAACAGTTCTTAGTGTTTAATATTACACCTTTCTCCAAATATGACCAAGAACTGATTCATGATTAATCCCCAGCTTGGTATTGCATTTATCCAGCTTTTTTCACAATTTTGTATTGCTAAATAGACTGATTTCTTGACGCTTTTTTCATCTGGGAACTGCACTTTTGTTTTGGTATATTTTCTAATTCCCCTGTTTAAGTTTTCTATTGTATTTGTGGTGTACATTATTTTCCTGATTTCAGCAGGATAGGCCAAAAAAGGCATGAGATTTTCCCAATTCTTTTCCCAGGAGCAAACGGCATATTTATATTTTGCTTCCCAGTTTTTTTTAAATTCAGCCAGAGCTAAAACGGCTTCTTCCTGATTTATTGCAGTATATACTTCTTTCATTGCACTGCAAAATGCTTTTCTATCCTTAACTACTACAAACTTAAGGCTATTCCTTATTTGATGAACAATGCAAAGCTGGGATTCTGTATTTGGAAAAACACCTCTGATAGCTTTTGTAAATCCGGTAAGGTTATCTGTACAGGCAATGAGAATATCCTTTACTCCACGAGATTTTATGTCAGAGAGTACAGTCATCCAAAATGAAGCCGACTCTTCTTTATTTAGCCACATTCCTAATACTTCTTTCTTACCATCTGTTTTTAGTCCGATTACAATGTAAATTGCATGGTTTTCATATTTCCCATCTGTTCTTACTTTCATATGCACAGCATCCATCCAAACAATCAGATACTGTGGTTCTAAAGCCCTTTTAGTCCATAAATCAACATCAGCCAGTATTCTATCAGAGATGGTCGAAATCGTGGACTCACTTACTGATATCCCATAAACTTCTTTAACTTGTTCTACAATATCACTACGGGTCATTCCACGACTGTACATTCCTAAAATAGCATCTTCAATCTTTTCACTCATCGATTGGCCTTTTCCGATGACCTGAGGCTCGAATTCACCATTTCTATCCCGGGGAATAGCCAGGACCATATTGCCCAAAGTCTCTGATTTTATATTCTTTGAGAAAGAACCATTACGGCTATTGCCTGTATTGTATCCGTCAATATTATGCTTCTCATATCCCAGATGAGCATCCAATTCTCCCTGGAGTAGCTGTTCAATGCCTTGTTTATACAGGTCTTGAAAAAAAGTATGGAAGTCTTCTTTGTTTTTAAATTGCTTTGCAAAATCTTTGGGTAATTTACCATCTTCGATCATAATCCGCTCTTTTTAAATTATTTAAATGTAGTTCTTTTAAATTCTATACTTAATGATCTGTTGTTTTTTGGCTAAGCCTTAAAATCTCAAATCAAATTAAAATCAATTTCTACGTTTACACAATCTAACGACTACTCCCTAAAGCCATTACGGTACTGTTGCAGCAATAAATAACAATCCTTTACAGGCTTGTATTTTGACAGAATACATAGACTGCAAAAGCACCTTAGCAATGAGGTGCTTTTGTCGTATTGGAGTACCACCTTTACTATCATTAAAAGTCCGACATCTACAAGATGAAATAGTTGTGATAATATATATGGTTATCTGATATTTTTCATATTTTTACTTTTACAAAGTTAAATTTGTAAAACCCCTCTTCGTACAAATTCCCCGATAAAAAATCAAATTGCGTATAAAGCATTCCGATGCCTAATGGAATGCCTTTGTCTTTTAGGCAGATTATTATTTGTCACATGACGACTAATACGCTCAATCTATGCTTTTATAGTCCTGGCAGTAGCAGGCTATACTAAGGCTGTCTTTTGTATAATGAATACCAACATAAAACCAATCGCGGATGCAGAAACACTACTTGCTTGTCGTATTATTTCCACTGCTTACCTTAGGACAGAGTGCGGACCAGAATTATGTAAAAACGACCACGTATAAAAAACCGGTGACACAGGTGTATTCTGGTATTCCTGAACCCGATGAGGCGGATATCCAGATTACTTATTTTGATGGATTAGGCCGCCCGATGCAGCAACGTGCCCACCGGCAGTCCGGCAGTGGCAAGGATTTGGTCACGCCGATTGCGTATGATGCCTTCGGGCGCCAGGTAAAACAATACCTGCCCTATCCCACAGAAAGCGCTTCACTTGCTTATGATGGGAATGCAATAACGGCACTTGAAACCTATTACAACACAGCTGTTGGAGCGGCGCAACCCTATTTCGAAACGACTACTAATCCTTATAGTGAAACGCTTTATGAAGCTTCTCCATTAAATAGGATACTCCGGCAAGCCGCTCCCGGGAATGATTGGGTGATGGGCAGCAATCATGAAATA
The Flavobacterium kingsejongi genome window above contains:
- a CDS encoding IS256 family transposase, translated to MIEDGKLPKDFAKQFKNKEDFHTFFQDLYKQGIEQLLQGELDAHLGYEKHNIDGYNTGNSRNGSFSKNIKSETLGNMVLAIPRDRNGEFEPQVIGKGQSMSEKIEDAILGMYSRGMTRSDIVEQVKEVYGISVSESTISTISDRILADVDLWTKRALEPQYLIVWMDAVHMKVRTDGKYENHAIYIVIGLKTDGKKEVLGMWLNKEESASFWMTVLSDIKSRGVKDILIACTDNLTGFTKAIRGVFPNTESQLCIVHQIRNSLKFVVVKDRKAFCSAMKEVYTAINQEEAVLALAEFKKNWEAKYKYAVCSWEKNWENLMPFLAYPAEIRKIMYTTNTIENLNRGIRKYTKTKVQFPDEKSVKKSVYLAIQNCEKSWINAIPSWGLIMNQFLVIFGERCNIKH